The window TCTGATTGTTGCTCTCAGACCAACCCAGACCTTCCTCCAACCCCAAGCCCTACAGTATTAATCATGAGTTTTATTGGGTAATGGGCAGGTACCAGCATATTCTGTCACCACATCACCAGTTTACCATATGACTATtaccacaaaacaaaacataaaaatcagCCAATAAGAAAATTGCACAAACAGGATGCAGAACAGGACATTGCCCTGCAAGCCTCAATAAACCTTTCTGCCAACATGGCTCCTGGGCAGTTTCCCTTGGGTGAATCTCTATTAATTATATTgtcatgaccaaaaattaatacACCTATAAGTGGGCTTTTCTATATGCATTCTGGGTAAATGCATGCACAGTTTCATCCtcctatgttatatatataacctataacatgttttatatatataacacataacaGAACATAtaaattctgtatatatatatatattgtattacttcaGACATTATATATCTTGTGATATAATTAGTACCATTTACTCTATACAATTCCTTATCTTGCTAACTTCTTCGGGGAGCTTGGCTCACCCACCGAGTGCCCAAATATCAACAAAACAATTTTGCTTGGAGACTGTCTGAACTGAAATTCCTTTAGGAAGACAATATTCCAAGGCAATCTCAacagactttggatggaaaatgccatctgcatccagaaaaagaactgtggaaactgaatttaaatcatcACAcactatattcacttctttttttttctgtcttttttctctcctatgatttttcccttttgttctgatttttctcattttgttctgatttaatgttttaatttaatttagttaatTTGTTTAAAGATGACACAACATATATCCGACCTCTGCTTGGAATTACTCTCACTGACCTTCTCGAGTTATACAGGGCATTGATCTGGATTGAAtgccttcctttatttcttgattagtttattaatttgatttttatacagGTTTCACATTGTCCACATAGGATTGCGTCTACCTGTATTTGCTgtttctcaaggtttttttttggcagaggccAAAAGGATGAACTACAATGCAAACacaattttgattttcctcttcaaATATCTCCTGATATTTTCTGGCTTTTTCCCCTTTGTCTGTCCTCAGGCTTCTGAAAACAGTAAGGTCATCACAACAGTTACTTTCTGGCCTAACTCCATGTAATTAATCTCTTATTCCTACCTAGGCACAGGACAAGATACAGGCAGAAAGGACCTTTCCTATGCTTATAAAAGCCTCGCATTATCAAAGAGCACTATCACTCTTCCCCGTGTGGCCTGGAACAGGATCTCTTGGGTTGTGAAAATGGCATTCTGGGCTTCTGTGCTCATAGTCCTGATGACCACTGTCCTGGTGGTGCTGTTCAGGTTGGGAGCCTTCCGCCAGAGGAGATTCAATGAGCCCCCTCTGGACAAAGGCCTCATCCCCTGGCTGGGCCATGCCATGGACATGTCTAGGAATGCCTCCAGTTTCCTGAAGAAGATGCAAGAACGTCATGGGGAGATCTTCACTGTTCATATTGCTGGCAGCTACATCACCTTTGTCAcagatcctttttcttttgatgtcATTCTGAAAGAGAGCAAAAGCAGGCTGGACTTTTCTAAGTTTGCATCTGAATTGGTGTTCAAAatctttgagttccaaatgcCGAAAAATCATAGAGGTATGGTGATCAATAACAGCTCAAAGCATTTGATGAGTATTGGTTTGGTTGGTTTGACCCAGGCCATGATGGATAGCCTGCAGATCCTGATGCTACAGCCTGATGCTGATAAGAGACTAGGACCTCAGGAGTGGAAGCAGGAAGGGCTATTTCAATACTGCTACAATACTGTTTTTAGAGCTGGATACCTGGCCTTGTTTGGGAATTTACCTACTAATGGCAAAGCAGGCCATGCTCAGGACCTGCTCCAATCCCAGAAAGTCTTTGAAGAATTCAGGAAATTTGACATTCTTTTTCCTCGGATGTTTCACTCTGTGATCCTGCCCAAGGAGAAGCAAGAAATAAAGAGACTCAGATACTTCTTCTGGGATATTCTCTCTGCAAGGCAGATGCTGGAGAAGGATAATGTGAGTGGATGGATCAGTTCTATTCAGCGGGAGCTGGCTGACTTGGGAGTGCCTGAGCTAGGACAGAGCCAGTATAATCTGATATTGCTCTGGGCTTCCCAGGGCAACACAGGTGTTGTGTCCTTCTGggccctcctcttcctcctgaaGAATCCTGAGGCTCTGAAGGCTGTGAGAGAGGAGGCAGAAGGAGTTCTCAGGAAAATGGGGAAGGAGATGAGACCAGGTGGGGCACCCATCATTGTTGAGTATAGCATGTTACAGCAGACCCCAGTGCTGGACAGTGTCATGGAGGAGACATTACGCCTGAGGGTTGCCCCTCTGCTGACCAGGGCTGTGAAGCAGGACGTGATCCTGAAAATGGATAATGGCAAGGAGTATGCCCTCCGCCAGGGGGATAGAGTTTGCATGTTCCCCTACCTTTTCCTCCAGATGGATCCAGAAATTTACCCAGACCCCACTACATTCAAATATAACCGTTTCCTGAACCCTGATGGCAGCAGAAAAACAACTTTCTATAAGCAAGGGAGAAGGCTTAAATCACACATGTTACCATGGGGTGGTGGCCCCTCCATCTGTCCTGGGAGATTCTTTGCCCTAAATGAGATGAAAATGTTTGTGTTCTTGATGGTCACACAATATGACATAGAGTTAGTTGATCAGGATGTGAAGATCCCTCCAATAAATGTGAAGCGGTTTGGAATTGGTGCCATGCAGCCAACAGAGGATGTCCCGTTCCGATATCGGATACGCTTCTAGCTTGATGGTGAAAACATTTGCACAAGATCAAGGCTGCAGTGGGATACAATCATGTTCTCCCCTCTTGACCTACCCACTCTTTCCCCAGATTCTTCTCTCCTGTAACATGGCTCTCATCCTCCTCAATCTCATTAAACTGTTCTCCACTGCATTTCCCAATCAATACCTCCAGTTGTCTTGTCTCAGACCTCTTTCATGTTTGTAGCTTTTGCCACTCTTGACTATCCCTTCCTTCTGAAGACTTTCTTCTCCCTCAGGTGCCTCTCTGACCCTCCTTTTCTGCTGATGAGTAAAAGTTGTAGAGAGATTGGTTTAAATAATAATACAGTAAATAATATCTGAATAATATGGTAAAAAGCCTCCAAACTCTTGGGGGTCCCATGGTATAATGGGCTGCAGTGGAACTAGAGTGGTGGGGCAGTGTAACTGAAGGTCAGCAATCAAAGACTGGCCAACTCCTTTGCAGGGATGTTGTACAGGGGATTCCTGCTTGAGTTCAAGTCAGACTAGATGGCCTGCTGTCCATACCCCACCTGAAAGGAGCCAGCTCTTTACTGGGGTCCAGAGGCGATGGTGGATCTGAGCATGGACAACATCCAGATACTTCTCCAGATTCATGCAGCCAAAAAAGAAGATGCTGTTATAGAAGCTGGCAGTGTAAAGGGTGTGGATGGTTTTGCAGAGGGCTTCCCCAAAGACCCAATGCCAGGCTGCAGAGACCCCCCAGAAAGGCAAGGTCAGCACAAAGAGGATGTTAGAAACAACCAGGTTCAGCAGGTATACTTCGTTTAGTTGTCTTCTATGGGCAAGGTAAAGAACAGTGAGGAATAAAAGGTTCCCCCCCCCCAGACCCAGGATAAACACCAGGGAATAGAAAGTAGGCAGGAACAGTTGGCCAAAGATGGCCTCCTTCCTACAGACTGCAGGATATTGTCAAGATAGTCGTAGTTATAGATGCTGGTATTTCCAAGGTGAGTTGATGTAGCTGAGTCAGGAGGAGAGGTGGCTGCCATATGGGAAAGTAAGCtacaaaatccaaaagaaaaaataatttgatcagACAAAGTGCATTTACTACTATGAAAGAAACAAACAGCACATTTAAGGGCAACTCAATTATTCAATGAGgataattttacagagaagggaagTGTTTGATATGAAGACTAACCAGCAGCAACGCTCCATTTAAATGTGAACTTGATGGAACAAATGTTGTAATAGAAGTCTGAGCCTGTTCTCTGAGCGTCTGAATTCAGTGCTATAGAGGAAAATGTATAGGGGGTCAGGTGGGAGTTTATACTTCTTTTATTACTGTATCTTCAAAGGAAACATTTCTTGGTAAAAGCTAATTTCATGTAAGTGGTTGAGGTTAGCATCTAACAGTGCAGATGAAAAGAACTTACCTTGAAGGGTGCTGCAGCCAGAAGGCTTTAGAGAAGAGACACCCCAGCCTCTCCGGGTGTATCCCTAGATTTCTTAAGGGAAACTTATGCCGCTTCACTTGGGAAAGTGAAACCAAAAGGAGCCCATGTTCTCTAGTCTTGGCTTCTCTTCTGAGCTCCAGGATCTGCAACCAGCAGACATGTCCAGCTGGATGGCCCTCAAACAACTCAAAAGCAACATGCCCCGCAGAATGGATTGTCTCCCCCTAAACCTGCCCCTCCTTCACTGTCTTCTGTTCATGTGGAAGATCCCTCACAGGCATGTAGGTTTGCAATCTTGGAGTCCTTCTtaacccttccctttcccttagtTCCCATGTGCACTCTCTAATTTTTACTAGTTCTTGTTAGTCTACAACctatatttcatcttttcttttacacacacacacacacacacacacacacacacaccaacctAGTATTGTCACTTCTTACTTGGATCGTTGCAACTTTTTCCCAGTTAGTCTTCTAGCTTTCAATCTTGATCTCCCATTTTTCCTCCACACTGCAGCCAAAAGAATCTTCTCAATGTACAAGTCATTCCATTGCTCAAGAACCTTCTGTGGTTTCCTCTGGcctctaatttaaaaaacaacaacaaaagctctGCTCTTAGAGCGACAGGTAAAACCCTTCAGGATTTAGCACTAGCCTACATTGCCAAGCATATTTCATATTCCTCTTCCTGCTAGCCCAAAATCAAACATCCTGAGTGGGACTCATTTAACTAGTAGAGGCATTAAGAGGGATGCAGAATCTAAGCTTTCATCAttccaagaaaacatcaaaaatgtttcaaaattgaaaaggagaGGAACTCTCAAATATTTCACCTTTGGGAAGGATTAAGCCAATTGAaatctcaaaaagaaagaaaatgaaaaccaaaatagTTCCTCAGGTAATGGgagcaaagggtatgcatagttttacagCCTTTTGaactagttccaaattgctctccagaatggctgcatccATTtgcagttccaccaataatgtattaaagtccagttttcccatattccctccaacatttatcattgttttttcctgtcatcttagccaatctgggagaTGTGAGGTGTTACCtcagatttattttcatttgcatttttctaatcaatagcgatttagagtatcttttcatatgattatagatgactttaatttctttatctgaaaattatctgttcatatcctttgaccatttttcatttggggaatgacttgtattcttacacaTTTGACAACAGtttttcagaaatgaggccttcatcagaagtactggctgtaaaattttttccccagctttgtatttcccttttaattttgtttctgttgattttctttgtgcagaagctttttaatttaatgtaaactaaattgtccattttatatttcataatgttctctattcttctttaataattaattttacacTTTTCCAAACTATCCATtgtttttcctaatttgcttatggtatcatcctttatacccaaatcatgtacccattttcaccttattttggtAGGGGGTGtaagatataggtctatgccaaatttctgacttattatttttcagtttttctggcaatttttgtcaaatagtaagttcttatcttAGAAGCTGGCATTTTgcagtttatcaaatactagattactatagtcattgattactatgtagtatgtatttaatttattccactgatccaccactgtATTTCTTAATtggtaccaaatgattttgatggctactgttttataatatagttctaggttaggtactgctaagccactcttctttgtatttttttttcattaattcccttcttTAGTCTacccatttatttaaaaaatgcttctatAACAGATATCCTAATTGATATTGTTTTGTAACAATCAGTTTGTAACAGATATGCTGATTGATATAACAGTAttgaaatgtaaaggaaaattgTGTAGTCTGAGAAATGGATTTGgaagatttggaaagagaagtaaatgcttgtgagaaaactggaaggTACATAAGAAGGTTTAGGTTTCTGAATCACAAGGAAATAggcatataaaaaataaacagaagataaGTAAAGTTGAAGGTTAGATTTTATTTGAAAGATAATAACCTATAGTGgtaataaaaaattatagcttGATAAGAAAGTTAGAGAGTGTTAGGAGAAATTTGATAAGTAAGGTGTTCCTAAGTATCATATTGGAATATTTACTGTCATTATTAAAATCTTTGGCAGTAGATTAGTTGGAAATAGTGAATCCATATCATAAAATTATTGGAATAAATAGCCCTTGTATGAAATATCATATTAAATAATTGATGTTATAAATTGAGATCCTGTagtagaaaatagatctaggcataactgaaatttttttagtctcattttaaGTGAAATGTGTCCCTCCTAGAATTTTTTATGCCATATGCATATGGAAACTTGATAGCTGTATGGTTTTAAGCATTACCTTAGTTACTGGAGGTGTAATGTGTATAAAGATAATGCCTAACATTAATATGATAGTTCAGGTAAATGAACATAATATTAGAAATGTGAgttcttctttaattcttttttttttttttttttttttgctgaagcaattggggttaagttgttaagtgacttgcccagggtcacatagctagaaagtgttaagtgtctgaaagcaggtttgaactcaggtcctcctgacttcagggctggtgctctatccaatgcaccacctagctgcccctaattctTTTGAGTTTTAGATTTAACTGTTAAAAActgatataaatatgttattaaaattcttttgaaaaatataaatataaaaatatgataatgaTTTTCTATGAGGTTGGCACCTCACACACCATACCATACAATACCATATCATagccaaaaggcaaaagaactgggattacaatcaagaatatcattctcaataaaaaaaaagtgtagtCCTTCCAGggtaaaaatagatattcaatgaaatagaggggtttcaagcattcctgatgaaaaggctagaattgaatgaaaatttgactttgaaatacaaaactaaagagaaggataaaaaggtaaacatgaaagagaaatcataaggactCAATAAAGTCAGGGAATGCCATTAGTTCTCTAGGGGACAACTATTAGACAAACTGATCTCTACTCCAACCTCTGCCCCAGTTCCAATCATCCACATGTATTTCTCTGCTCCAACAAGCATAAGGTTGGCTGTGTGACATGAGTCAATGACATGTTTTTTGTGATTACAAAGAGGCCCAATGAGTTAAAGGGTATGGCAGATGTTTATGCAAAAGACAGGAAGAATTCTTAGTTCATGAGAAGAGAACCTCCTCTCCTATTGAGCACATTCTGAGAAATCACAGACCTGGAGTACAGCAGGAAGGGATAGAGGGGAGAGGCGACTGTcagatttggaggcagaagacctgggtttgaatcaaAGTCTATTATCACTGTggcatggatttagagctggtaAAGAAAGATCTCTGAGTTATATTGCTTCATCTGGTTTTTGTCATCTTGTTAGGTGCAGCAGATTTGTCTTCTCTTTGGTTGGCAAATTCCCCATGGATGCAAGTTCTAAATCAGGGGTCCtgagactttttaaatagggggccagttcactgtccctcagactgctggagggctggactatagtaaaaacaaaaactatgaacaaattcctatgcgcactgcatatatcttattttgaagtaaagaaacaaaatgggaacaaatacaatatttaaaatgaagtaaagttaaatcaacaaatttCAGTGGGAACTATGGgtctgcttttggctaatgagatggtcaatgtctggttccatatttgtcactgctagtcgtaacaagtgatgcaaaTATGCTTCTGTTAGTCTTGacctggttggagatttcaaatgtttcattctagaaaaagtctgttcacaaacataagtgctgccaaagatggttgccattttgagtgtatggttcctgagatgaggatatgtctcagaggggagagatgcatagaaattatgaaggttgcttgacttgaatgcatctttcagagagtcacagtTCTgtagttcagccagttccatttggtgattgtatccacattttcaatgtcaatagaaaatgggttatggaaaagctgtatgtcctgttcatggagatgaagctctttaagtctaaattggaactccctttgcaatttttccagtgaatccacacatgttttgtttgggaatgcgaTCAGCAGTTTTtctgctaacagattttgagttgtggggggatggcagaagttttccttcttcacttgtttgatgaggaggcctaatttgacttcaaatgctttgacatgtgattgcatatcacagatgaccTTCCccttccttgaagttgcatattgaaattgttgagtagctctattacatctgtcagaaaggcaaggtgccatttccattctgcatcattgagctctggcacttctttgttttttgaaagcagaaaagttgtaatctgtggaagtaagtcatagaaacattttaaaactctccctcgactcagccaatggacttctgtgtgatatagaacatcttcatactcaacatttagctcagacagaaattcctgaaattgtctgtgatttagtgaaTTAGGTTTAATGaggttaacacaagataccacaattttcataacatagtcccacttcagtgatttactacacagcgcttgttgatggatgaggcagtgtatggctattggatgagaatggttatgtttgtccatctcttggttaatgcaaACAATtgctcctttcttagaccccaccatgctaggagcaccatcagttgtcatgctggctagtttagcccaatccagctccaaaccattcatagtttggcaaatcttttcatagatatcctctcctgtagttgttcctttgatgctttgcagtgcagcaagctcttctatgacttcaaaataatcattcgtcccatgaataaaaattagaagttgtgcagaatcatgaACATCATTGTTTTCatcgagtgccaaggaaaaatatgaaatttttttatggagttttgcaaatgctgatgcagattgtctcccatttcttcaatcctccatgtaattgtaagttctgaaagactcactgtactaaataaatcggccttctctggacacatctctttggcaacagaaagaaggcattctttaacaaattctccttCCATGAATGGTCTGCCAGTGTGTGCTATTAGCCtagcaacttgaaaacttgctcgcagtgatgaaatatttagctgcttctgcttcacaaaagtattttgctgagttgtcaatgtattttcagataaaattaatattttatcttttctcacttctccaaccaaacaatcatatttatctttatgttgagtttcatagtgtccacgcaaattatattctttgaacacagaatatagtatctggcatatcagacatacaggtctttccttgtactgcatgaaaaaataatcataagtCTACTGTTCTTTGAATAGCCTACActctgagtcaatttttctttttcttgatatcattatttcctagggattccaaattgctattagtaaaatacatacatacatacatatatatatatatatatatatatatatattgtttttgtagcgctgtatatatgtatacagcgctacaaaaacaatataccaccAATAACTTTTcccacagagacatacagactgcagtgcccaacttcctccaagctgcctctgcactGCAATGCCTCGTTCTTTGCGCTCCTGCTTCCAACCTTCattgctgcagtgaattccccctgcagcggCCGTGACACGcacagcatgcactgtacatACCCCGCGCCTGTCTGTTGTGATGGCTGCTGTTACTGTATAAGGCTGCGGGCcatcagttctctgtcttctacatctctttcccttccccacaccacacaccctggcctgggaactcacctcatcTCAGCATtacctcacactctgtctccgcTCCCTCAGCCCAGTGCTGGAAGTGTGCGTTGCTAACACGAATTTAGGTCTAATGTCACTTgcagtctgattttgccataatcCCGCAGGCTGCATAAATGTCCTCAGTgggctgcatctggcccacgggccgtagtttgaggacgcCTGTTCTAAACCAAGGTTGGGCTCCTGTCaaaatgctacaaacatttcttgcTTTCTATTCCAGATTTAATCTACCTCACCCTTTCCAGTACTCTCCAATTAATTGTATAGCCAAGAGCAAGTCTGCTAAATAACTGGTATTTCCATAGTGCCTTACTTTTTCAAAGTGTTTCACATATTATCCCATTTGTTTCTCATTACAAACTTGGAAAGCAGGTACTATTAttgtccctcattttacagatgagaaaattgaggctgagatgATAAATGACTTAAATAAAGTCCCACAACTACTAAGGATTTAAACTGAGGTTTCCTGAtcccaagtccagcattctattcactgtgctactttGCTGATATAGTAAATCGAGTTCTCAGATCTCTCCAGGGCTGTTCTTCCACCCAACTCTTATCTGTGGTGGAAAGGATCTGTAGCATTAGCAGGGACACACTCTGGTAAACCATAGAGAGGATAAACCAGATTGAGGGGAACTGTGAAGCCccaaacccatcagtgagttagggggatgtctacccaaGCAGGCAAAGACTATCCCTGTAGGATGAGGGTGGGGGAGGGCTTGAACAGAACACTCCAAAGAGAGAGGAAGTGATTCACTTAGGTAATAGAAATAGGACAGTCAGTGTTTTTCTGATGATAGGAAACTGAAAGGGACTTGCTGCTTAGATACTAGAATGTGAATCTGTAAATCTGTGTCTTCTCTCTTGGCTAAGACATTCAAGGATGGCTCTGAGGGGAGCTATTAAATCCAAATCACAtgcttctctctcctctgtctgtctgcctgcctctgtctcttgttctcttgttctttctctctctctctcttctctcccctctctatgtctgctgtctctctctctctctctctctctctctctctctctctctgtctccatctctgtatctctctaaaTTATGTGGTCCTATTTTGCCCAGCCTGAAAGTGTAGCAGCCACCAATAGATGTGATCCTACTAGAGCtgtcatctatcatctatctatttttctctccatctctctatccatctctctatctactacctatgtgtatatctatatctatctatctatatcctcTATCTGCCtatgatctctctctcttcctctctctctctctcacacctCCTTATCTTCTATCATCAATCTATGTATCAATCTATGTATGTATCTTATCTTCTACCTGCCTATCTTTTATCTATcacctatctgtctgtctgtatcaTGTCTTACACCTTCACATCTTCTATaatctatctacatatctatttATGTTTGTATCTTTCTTCTACCTGCCTATCTTCtataatttatctatctatatgtttgcctctccatccatccatctatatctatctacctatctatataaTCTATCTATATTCTATCTTCTATCTATTATTTGTTTATCCATCTCTCTATATAGCTATCATCTATTTACCGATCTTCTACCCATCAtctgtctatgtatatatctatcatCTCCCTatcatccatctatttatttgtGTGTCTATCTAAACTCTATcactctgtctttccctctctctgtccctctagCTTGCATTGTCCCATCTTGCCCAGCCTGGAAGTGCGGCAATCACTCATGGATGGGATCCCCCACAGCAATGAGCAGGAGCTGGAAACTGCTCCTTTCCTGCTTTGGGCTGTTCCGCTCCTCCTCAAGCAGGTTAGTGCCTCCAGCTCCACCACAGTAACTCTGGTCCCCATCTCCAGGGCACTACTGCCCCATCTTTCTTGGTAGCAGCCATTATAGGCCTGGGCCACCACACCCGgcttaaaacatttctttaagtTTCTCCCACTTCTGAAGTGCTTTCTGCCATAATAGCAAAAACTTCCCATTCTGTAGCTCTTCAAGGCTTACACAGATTTTTCATCAAAAGGTAGGCAGGTCCAGGGATTATTTCCCCCCTTtaacaaatggagaaactaaggtGCAGGAAAGTGATCACTCACCTTATATTACACAGGTAGTAATATAGCATGACTGGGTTCAGACAGAGTTCTCTTTCCATTCTGCTACACTGACTAGGTGACTCTGAGTAAAGTACTTCctcttctgagcctcagtttgcaTCTCTAAGAAGTGGGCAACATTTACACATATACCACCTACTTCATAGTATTATGCTAAAGCTTAAATGAGGCAACAGGACAAAGAATTTAGAACCAGGAGATCCATGTCCTAATCCCAGTtctgatatttattttctatgtgagcaggtcacttaatctcccCAAGACTCAGTTTTACCCTCCATAAGATGGGGACATAATTTTATATCATCTCTTTCTGAGGAGTGTCCTGAGGAAAGCCCTCTGTAACCCTTTAGGGATTATGGACATGTGCACTGTAAGTAAAGAGTAAAGCATCAAAGCAACATCAAGTTTTGTCATAATTGGGTAACTGAGAAGGAAATCCAGCTTGACTTATAATTGAGGAGCTATGCAATCTTCCCTGGAGGGCCTGAGAACTAAGGGTGGTCCACTTGGCCAGGGAAGGATGTAGGTGAAAAAGGGGAGGCTGCAGGTTCAGATGAAAGAGCTCAATGATGATATTTTGGTCCCCATCTGAACTGCAGGTGGGAGTGTGGAAAAGTGAAAGATTAGGAATAGGTGGACTTTTCTATGGACATGTGACATCTTTCTTTTCCATCTGTGTAACCCTGGTGCCAGAGCTTCTCTAACAGCCTTGATCATTAGAGTTGGAAGAGCCCTTCTAACCATAGCCTTAGCTAGACCATAGTAGAATCAACAAAAATCAGGTTAAGATGGGCACTTCTTCCTCAGAGTGACTACCACCTTGGTGCCTCACCTCAATTGTTTGCATTtgtatctgactctgtgactccttttggagttttcttgagagagatactggcatggtttgccatttctttctccagctgtttttatagaggaggaaactgaggcaaacagagtgaactgacttgcccagagcacCCAACTAGGAAGTATAAGAAGCTatcttgaactcaggaagattagtgttcctgactccaggcctggccccCTGTCTGTTGTATTGCCtcaatgtaatgtaatgtaattgcCTTACCTCAACAAGGTGAGTAAGTCCTGTATCAGGTCTGAACCACTGGACTTTCAACCATTGGAGATCTTCTTTACTAGGGCACTCATTCTATGCTATGCTTCCTAAGGTCTTAGATCCTCTATAGTTCTTTAATTTCACCTAGCTCTTCCCTCCTTTCAGATAACAG of the Sarcophilus harrisii chromosome 1, mSarHar1.11, whole genome shotgun sequence genome contains:
- the LOC100918099 gene encoding 5-beta-cholestane-3-alpha,7-alpha-diol 12-alpha-hydroxylase-like, which translates into the protein MAFWASVLIVLMTTVLVVLFRLGAFRQRRFNEPPLDKGLIPWLGHAMDMSRNASSFLKKMQERHGEIFTVHIAGSYITFVTDPFSFDVILKESKSRLDFSKFASELVFKIFEFQMPKNHRGMVINNSSKHLMSIGLVGLTQAMMDSLQILMLQPDADKRLGPQEWKQEGLFQYCYNTVFRAGYLALFGNLPTNGKAGHAQDLLQSQKVFEEFRKFDILFPRMFHSVILPKEKQEIKRLRYFFWDILSARQMLEKDNVSGWISSIQRELADLGVPELGQSQYNLILLWASQGNTGVVSFWALLFLLKNPEALKAVREEAEGVLRKMGKEMRPGGAPIIVEYSMLQQTPVLDSVMEETLRLRVAPLLTRAVKQDVILKMDNGKEYALRQGDRVCMFPYLFLQMDPEIYPDPTTFKYNRFLNPDGSRKTTFYKQGRRLKSHMLPWGGGPSICPGRFFALNEMKMFVFLMVTQYDIELVDQDVKIPPINVKRFGIGAMQPTEDVPFRYRIRF